From Oscillatoria sp. FACHB-1407, a single genomic window includes:
- the rarD gene encoding EamA family transporter RarD: protein MKCALRTSCYDGRSHAFTWNPALNPNLQKSSTQTGAIYAILAYSTWGMLPIYWKLFGQVPAVEVLTHRVIWSMVFLTGLLFLQHRRAEFSQLWQTPGKLAVLFTTASLLAFNWGLYIYAVNADRVIETSLGYFINPLVNVLLGFVFLKEKLTRWQAIAVLLAGIGVSYFVLQFGQVPWIALALAFSFGCYGLLRKMVAVAPMVGLAMETLLVTPIALAMTGYWAVTGAGHFGVGWGITLLFIGAGVTTSLPLLWFNNAAKRLQLSTLGFFQYLAPSLQLVLGVLLYREPFTATHVITFAFIWSALILYSTTSLMRQHSSKAG from the coding sequence GTGAAGTGTGCTCTCCGAACCAGTTGTTATGATGGGCGATCGCACGCTTTCACCTGGAATCCTGCTTTGAATCCCAATCTGCAAAAATCTTCGACCCAAACGGGAGCCATCTACGCCATCCTCGCCTATTCCACCTGGGGCATGTTGCCCATCTACTGGAAGTTATTTGGACAGGTTCCAGCAGTAGAAGTGTTAACGCACCGAGTCATCTGGTCGATGGTGTTTCTCACGGGGTTACTGTTCCTGCAACATCGCAGAGCCGAATTTAGTCAACTCTGGCAGACTCCAGGAAAGTTAGCGGTGTTGTTTACCACGGCTTCACTGCTTGCCTTTAACTGGGGCTTGTATATCTACGCTGTCAACGCCGATCGCGTCATTGAGACGAGTCTGGGTTACTTCATTAATCCCCTGGTGAATGTGCTGTTGGGGTTTGTGTTTCTCAAAGAAAAGCTGACTCGATGGCAGGCGATCGCTGTTCTCTTAGCTGGCATTGGGGTCAGTTACTTTGTGCTGCAATTTGGTCAGGTGCCGTGGATTGCGTTGGCACTGGCTTTCTCCTTTGGTTGCTATGGCTTGTTACGCAAGATGGTAGCCGTCGCTCCCATGGTGGGATTGGCAATGGAAACGTTGCTCGTGACTCCGATCGCTCTAGCGATGACAGGATATTGGGCAGTGACGGGTGCAGGTCATTTTGGGGTGGGGTGGGGAATTACCCTCTTGTTTATCGGGGCAGGGGTGACGACCTCGTTGCCACTCCTCTGGTTTAACAATGCGGCAAAGCGATTGCAGCTATCAACGTTGGGATTCTTTCAATACCTCGCGCCCAGTTTGCAGTTGGTGTTAGGGGTATTGCTCTATCGTGAACCGTTCACCGCAACCCACGTCATTACCTTTGCATTTATCTGGTCGGCGTTGATTTTGTATTCCACCACTTCGTTAATGCGGCAGCACTCCAGCAAAGCTGGCTAA
- a CDS encoding DUF3291 domain-containing protein: MHSISSAHFHLAQVNTATLRLPLAHPEMAEFIAQINHINAIADADPGFVWRLRAEGSDDATQLRVFEDERILITLTVWRSLEALSDYVYRSAHAGIMRDRRRWFEKSDSPNLAMWWIPVDHTPTVDEAKERLYHLQQHGSTPYAFSFKHPFPPTELVPVELMSPVI, translated from the coding sequence ATGCATTCTATTTCCTCTGCCCATTTTCATCTCGCCCAAGTCAATACTGCAACGTTACGTCTACCGTTAGCACATCCGGAGATGGCAGAGTTTATCGCTCAAATCAATCACATTAATGCGATCGCAGATGCTGATCCGGGGTTTGTGTGGCGGTTGCGGGCTGAAGGTTCAGACGATGCAACGCAACTGCGTGTATTTGAAGATGAGCGTATTTTGATTACCTTAACCGTGTGGCGATCGCTGGAGGCATTATCCGATTATGTGTATCGCAGTGCCCACGCGGGTATTATGCGCGATCGGCGTCGCTGGTTTGAGAAAAGTGATTCTCCCAATTTAGCCATGTGGTGGATTCCGGTAGACCACACGCCCACAGTTGATGAAGCTAAAGAACGGCTCTATCACTTGCAGCAACACGGCTCTACGCCCTATGCCTTCTCGTTCAAACATCCGTTTCCGCCAACAGAACTCGTTCCAGTTGAATTAATGAGTCCCGTTATTTAG
- a CDS encoding Fic family protein, translating to MTVDLRDTAATQAELIAYLKQHRIWNVETLLWQWLTAHPMPSKKSLQIIQQLKTWLDAFRPLPSVVVSELRQRHQVRFTYHSNALEGNTLTQSETELVLTTGITIGGKTLQEHLEVIGHAEAIAYIEALAQQSTPLGEWEIRQIHSLILRKINPEEAGRYRTLDVQAAGTGYVYPPHYLLSELMTEFVSWLNSEEAQALHPVLCAAEAHHRFVTIHPFRDGNGRAGRLLMNLLLLRSGYPIAIISNENRQRYIEALIQGQQSDNWEPFYALIIDATQTALVEVLGILATAGEIQNKDLPFYQEMLNFLRR from the coding sequence ATGACAGTAGACCTCCGCGATACGGCTGCAACCCAAGCGGAACTAATTGCCTATCTTAAACAACACCGCATTTGGAATGTGGAAACACTGCTCTGGCAATGGCTAACGGCTCATCCCATGCCCTCAAAAAAATCCCTCCAAATTATTCAACAACTTAAAACCTGGCTCGATGCGTTTCGTCCCCTACCATCCGTCGTGGTAAGTGAATTGAGACAGCGGCATCAAGTCCGTTTTACCTATCACTCCAACGCATTAGAGGGCAACACGCTGACCCAGAGTGAAACAGAACTGGTGTTAACCACTGGCATCACAATCGGCGGGAAGACGCTTCAGGAACACTTAGAGGTGATCGGACATGCAGAGGCGATCGCTTACATTGAAGCGTTGGCCCAACAATCGACACCCCTTGGAGAGTGGGAAATTCGACAAATTCACAGCCTGATTCTCCGCAAAATCAACCCAGAAGAAGCTGGGCGTTATCGAACTCTGGATGTGCAAGCAGCAGGAACGGGGTATGTTTATCCTCCCCATTATTTGCTGTCGGAGTTGATGACAGAGTTTGTCAGTTGGCTGAATTCTGAGGAAGCTCAGGCATTACATCCTGTGCTTTGTGCAGCAGAAGCACACCACCGATTTGTGACGATTCATCCGTTTCGGGATGGTAATGGCAGAGCAGGGCGACTGCTGATGAATTTGCTGTTGTTACGGTCAGGCTATCCGATCGCCATCATTTCAAATGAGAATCGACAACGATACATCGAAGCCTTAATCCAGGGACAACAATCTGACAACTGGGAACCCTTTTATGCGCTGATCATTGATGCAACTCAAACTGCATTAGTAGAAGTATTGGGCATATTGGCGACGGCTGGAGAGATTCAAAACAAGGATTTACCGTTTTATCAGGAGATGCTGAATTTTTTGCGGCGGTAG
- a CDS encoding REP-associated tyrosine transposase, whose amino-acid sequence MRYRRAITPGATYFFTVVTYQRQQLFHLPQNIEHLRYAFRTVKTSHPFTIEAIVVLPEHLHCIWTLPPGDADFSTRWRLIKTIFTRTCPGQHKRQQNQARLHKKEQAVWQRRFWEHQIRDEHDLNQHIDYIHYNPVHHQLVQHPKDWQYSSFQRFVARGVYEVDWGAGDAILFEVNVGCE is encoded by the coding sequence ATGCGTTATCGTCGTGCCATCACACCTGGAGCCACTTATTTCTTTACCGTTGTGACTTATCAACGGCAACAACTGTTTCACCTGCCCCAGAACATTGAGCATCTCCGTTACGCTTTTCGCACGGTTAAAACCAGTCATCCATTTACCATTGAGGCGATCGTTGTATTGCCAGAACATCTTCACTGCATCTGGACGCTTCCACCAGGTGATGCAGATTTTTCTACACGATGGCGGTTAATCAAAACAATCTTTACCCGCACCTGCCCTGGTCAACACAAACGTCAACAAAATCAAGCTCGACTGCATAAAAAGGAACAAGCTGTATGGCAACGCCGTTTTTGGGAGCACCAAATTCGAGATGAGCATGATTTGAATCAACACATCGATTACATTCATTACAACCCAGTGCATCACCAACTTGTGCAGCATCCCAAGGATTGGCAATATTCAAGTTTTCAGCGGTTTGTAGCCAGAGGAGTATATGAGGTTGATTGGGGAGCAGGAGATGCCATCTTGTTTGAAGTAAATGTTGGATGTGAGTAA